In one window of Ignatzschineria indica DNA:
- a CDS encoding L,D-transpeptidase family protein codes for MKLKRILLAVGFLVSSAYAQKYVEYQKPKAGDDVIGELVYVTPKKHESLVDLTIRHEMGYDELRWANPGINAWMLNENQPLVLPTQFILPEGKRSGIVSNIPEMRTYYFLEGSDKVYVYPVGVGRMDWKTPLGSWSITRKQENPAWYPPESIRREHVEMGRGTLPSVVPAGPDNPLGTRVLRLALPSYLLHGTNDETGIGMRVTHGCMRFYPQHIEHLYDMVPTNTMVTFLNQPVKYGFLGNDIMIEVHPPLEEDNLSVPALKEQALQQLAEFIKPYPNASINYDMVNLAVQQQTGIPIIIGEKVSHTPNHISNAHQQHEQASTTYMPATAPVAAPSIELMSSPEMPAIEMPAPAMSTIGSDGIGTRVNTQYSRPNQTAETIQPSPEELAKERRDETYKPESTLKMKKKTITKESRLGEPKIEMEEVVFPPSAEERQQQRHSFQ; via the coding sequence ATGAAATTGAAGCGCATATTATTAGCCGTTGGTTTCCTCGTATCCTCTGCATACGCCCAAAAGTATGTTGAGTACCAAAAGCCCAAAGCGGGTGATGATGTGATTGGTGAGCTCGTCTATGTCACCCCTAAAAAACATGAGTCACTTGTCGATCTCACGATCCGTCATGAGATGGGTTATGATGAGTTGCGCTGGGCAAATCCCGGGATTAATGCCTGGATGCTCAATGAGAACCAACCCCTTGTACTGCCCACCCAATTTATCTTACCAGAAGGTAAACGTTCGGGAATTGTCTCCAATATTCCTGAAATGCGAACCTATTACTTCTTAGAAGGTTCAGATAAGGTCTATGTCTACCCTGTAGGCGTTGGTCGGATGGATTGGAAAACGCCATTAGGCTCCTGGTCAATTACCCGTAAACAGGAGAATCCTGCATGGTATCCACCAGAATCAATTCGTAGAGAGCATGTCGAGATGGGGCGTGGCACTCTTCCTAGTGTTGTTCCGGCAGGCCCAGACAATCCCTTAGGAACTCGTGTACTACGTCTTGCGCTACCTAGCTATCTCCTTCATGGAACAAATGATGAGACCGGCATTGGTATGCGTGTAACTCATGGTTGTATGCGTTTTTACCCGCAGCATATCGAGCATCTTTATGATATGGTCCCAACTAATACCATGGTCACCTTCCTCAATCAGCCTGTGAAATATGGCTTTTTGGGTAATGATATTATGATCGAAGTGCATCCCCCATTAGAAGAGGATAATCTCTCTGTACCGGCACTCAAAGAGCAAGCGCTACAGCAACTTGCAGAGTTTATAAAGCCCTATCCTAATGCATCGATCAATTACGATATGGTAAATCTCGCCGTACAACAGCAGACCGGGATTCCTATTATTATCGGGGAAAAAGTTTCCCATACGCCCAATCATATATCCAATGCTCATCAACAACATGAGCAAGCCTCAACTACATATATGCCGGCAACAGCACCTGTAGCAGCCCCTTCAATAGAGCTGATGTCAAGCCCGGAGATGCCCGCTATCGAAATGCCTGCACCGGCAATGAGTACAATCGGCTCTGATGGTATCGGCACTCGCGTCAATACACAATATAGTCGCCCGAATCAAACAGCTGAAACAATTCAGCCATCACCAGAAGAGCTTGCAAAAGAGCGCCGGGATGAGACCTATAAACCAGAGTCGACCCTTAAGATGAAAAAGAAAACTATCACAAAAGAGAGTCGCTTAGGTGAACCTAAGATTGAGATGGAGGAGGTAGTATTCCCCCCTTCAGCTGAAGAGCGGCAACAGCAGCGCCACTCCTTTCAATAA
- the tyrS gene encoding tyrosine--tRNA ligase: MATIEESLEIIQRGTDEVISIEDLTAKLKENRQLRIKVGFDPTAPDLHLGHTVVINKMRHFQDLGHEVNFLIGDFTGMIGDPSGKDVTRKPLTREQVLANAKTYEEQIFKVLDPKLTKVVFNSQWLGELGTAGMIQLASRHTVARMLERDDFEKRYKAQQPIAIHEFIYPLLQGYDSVHLKTDVEIGGTDQKFNLLMGRDLQRAYGNDKPQCAITMPLLVGLDGVNKMSKSLGNYVGVDEAPDEQFGKLMSISDDLMWNYFELLSFRSNAEIARLKEEVTAGRNPRDVKFELCEELITRYHNAEAAASAQRNFIERFQKGNLPENIEEKVVTSTDGAIGIAQAMRDAGLVSSNSEGFRMITEGAVRINQERIEDKGLTLSKGDNVIIQVGKRRIANVIVK, encoded by the coding sequence ATGGCAACCATAGAAGAGAGTCTAGAGATTATTCAACGTGGTACTGATGAAGTGATCTCCATTGAAGATTTAACCGCTAAATTGAAAGAGAATCGTCAGCTCCGCATTAAAGTAGGATTTGACCCTACAGCTCCAGATCTACATCTCGGACATACCGTCGTAATCAATAAAATGCGTCACTTCCAAGATCTTGGTCACGAAGTGAACTTTCTTATCGGTGACTTTACCGGCATGATTGGCGATCCATCGGGGAAAGATGTTACACGCAAACCCCTTACTCGTGAGCAAGTTTTGGCAAATGCTAAGACCTATGAAGAGCAGATCTTTAAAGTACTCGATCCTAAGTTGACTAAAGTTGTCTTCAACTCACAATGGTTAGGTGAGCTAGGTACTGCAGGCATGATTCAACTCGCATCGCGCCATACCGTAGCCCGTATGTTAGAGCGTGATGACTTTGAAAAACGTTATAAAGCACAACAACCGATCGCCATTCATGAGTTTATCTACCCTCTTCTTCAAGGTTATGACTCTGTACATCTAAAAACAGATGTGGAGATCGGAGGAACAGATCAGAAATTTAATCTCTTAATGGGTCGCGATCTACAGCGCGCTTATGGTAATGATAAACCACAATGTGCCATTACTATGCCCCTCTTAGTCGGTCTTGATGGTGTCAATAAGATGTCTAAATCTTTGGGCAACTATGTTGGCGTTGATGAGGCACCCGATGAGCAATTTGGTAAATTGATGTCGATCTCAGATGATCTTATGTGGAACTACTTTGAGCTTTTAAGCTTCCGTTCAAATGCGGAAATTGCACGCCTCAAAGAGGAAGTTACAGCAGGACGCAATCCGCGCGATGTGAAATTTGAACTTTGTGAAGAGCTCATCACCCGTTATCACAATGCTGAAGCCGCCGCTTCTGCGCAACGTAACTTTATCGAGCGCTTCCAGAAAGGAAATCTTCCTGAGAATATCGAAGAAAAAGTAGTGACTTCAACAGATGGTGCGATCGGTATCGCTCAAGCAATGCGAGATGCTGGACTCGTCAGCTCAAATTCTGAAGGCTTTAGAATGATTACAGAAGGCGCGGTTCGCATCAATCAAGAGCGCATCGAAGATAAAGGCTTAACTCTCTCAAAAGGGGATAATGTTATTATTCAAGTCGGTAAGCGCCGTATTGCCAATGTGATTGTAAAATAG
- the fdxA gene encoding ferredoxin FdxA yields MTFVVTDNCILCKYTDCVEVCPVDCFHEGPNFLVIDPDECIDCTLCEPECPAGAILADDDLSEDQMVFLELNAELARKWPVITEQKPPLPDAEKWDGVPNKLPHLEK; encoded by the coding sequence ATGACATTTGTCGTAACAGATAATTGTATCTTATGTAAATATACCGACTGTGTTGAGGTATGCCCTGTTGACTGCTTCCATGAAGGACCGAACTTTCTTGTGATCGATCCTGATGAGTGTATCGACTGCACCCTCTGTGAACCTGAATGCCCTGCCGGCGCAATTCTTGCGGATGATGATCTTAGTGAAGATCAGATGGTTTTCCTAGAACTCAATGCGGAATTAGCACGTAAGTGGCCCGTTATTACAGAACAGAAACCGCCTCTTCCCGATGCAGAGAAGTGGGATGGTGTTCCTAATAAACTCCCCCATCTTGAAAAATAG
- the rsgA gene encoding ribosome small subunit-dependent GTPase A, with protein MSRRLTNQQKRVIEARQQALLSNEELQNATPGRVIAQHGQHVTLEDGELNLHKAAVRQSLGTIVCGDYVYYQLEQSEPVVIARLPRENHFSRIAFGGAEKILAANIDQLYIVIAPKPEPSPSLIDRYLIAAYYFGIEVSFILNKIDQIDDSIDLSFLEDYRKLSIPIFETSIYQPELITQLEEELEGKTSIFVGQSGVGKSSLTNHLIPSLALQTQKINASTGLGNHTTSTTTLYHLPMTESYLIDSPGVRSFNIEHLPLAAIDEGFPELKAITTPCRFSNCSHTDDPGCRYQDAIHEGLISPRRLESYLQIRTSIAEMQERQSRGKRRR; from the coding sequence ATGAGCCGCCGTCTGACGAATCAACAAAAAAGGGTGATTGAAGCGCGTCAACAAGCGCTTCTCTCTAATGAAGAGCTACAAAATGCAACGCCCGGTCGGGTAATTGCACAGCATGGTCAACATGTGACACTCGAAGATGGCGAGCTAAATCTCCATAAAGCAGCTGTCAGACAGAGCCTTGGAACCATTGTTTGTGGAGATTATGTCTACTACCAATTAGAGCAGAGTGAACCGGTTGTGATCGCTCGTCTACCACGAGAAAACCACTTCTCACGGATCGCTTTTGGCGGGGCTGAAAAGATTTTAGCCGCTAATATTGATCAACTCTATATTGTGATCGCCCCTAAACCTGAGCCAAGCCCTTCACTGATCGATCGATATCTGATCGCTGCCTACTACTTCGGCATTGAAGTCTCCTTTATTCTCAATAAGATCGACCAAATTGATGATTCTATCGATCTCTCCTTCTTAGAGGATTACCGCAAGCTCTCTATTCCTATTTTTGAGACCTCTATCTACCAGCCCGAATTGATCACTCAATTAGAAGAGGAGCTAGAGGGGAAAACATCGATCTTTGTCGGCCAATCTGGCGTCGGTAAATCTTCACTGACAAATCACCTCATCCCCTCTTTAGCACTGCAGACACAAAAAATTAATGCCTCCACGGGATTAGGGAATCACACAACGTCAACAACTACCCTCTACCATCTGCCGATGACAGAGAGCTATCTTATCGATTCTCCCGGCGTTCGTAGTTTCAATATTGAACATCTCCCACTCGCTGCAATTGATGAAGGCTTTCCTGAGCTAAAAGCGATTACAACACCATGTCGTTTTAGCAACTGCAGCCATACCGATGATCCCGGTTGCCGTTATCAAGATGCGATTCATGAAGGATTGATCTCTCCTCGACGCTTAGAGAGTTATCTTCAAATTCGCACAAGTATTGCGGAGATGCAAGAGCGACAAAGTCGTGGAAAAAGACGACGTTAG
- a CDS encoding flavin reductase family protein translates to MKYHFQNRDPQLIYKLLASTIVPRPIAWVTTVDQTGISNAAPFSFFNMMGSEPPIVALGIQHSADGSAKDTLRNIREQKIFGINLVNRDDAELMNLTSRDYDASVDELKEHQIEVIAGDLLPIPLIASSPVKMECRLYQEIPTGENQAVILGEVVMLHLIDEALIDADAGYVDATKLNLIARMHGRGWYSEQDNLFEMLRPDSERR, encoded by the coding sequence ATGAAGTATCATTTTCAAAATAGAGATCCTCAGCTGATCTATAAACTTTTAGCCTCTACGATTGTCCCGAGGCCGATCGCTTGGGTGACAACAGTTGATCAAACGGGCATATCTAATGCTGCTCCTTTTAGCTTTTTCAATATGATGGGGAGCGAACCACCGATTGTCGCACTCGGAATTCAACATTCGGCGGATGGTAGTGCTAAAGATACATTGCGTAATATTCGTGAGCAAAAAATTTTTGGCATCAATCTGGTCAATAGAGATGATGCTGAGCTGATGAATTTAACCAGTAGAGATTATGATGCAAGCGTTGATGAGCTCAAAGAGCATCAAATTGAAGTGATAGCCGGAGATCTTCTCCCTATCCCACTGATCGCAAGTTCACCCGTTAAGATGGAGTGTCGACTCTATCAAGAGATCCCAACGGGGGAGAATCAAGCAGTTATTCTCGGCGAAGTGGTGATGCTTCACTTGATTGATGAAGCTTTAATAGATGCTGATGCCGGTTACGTAGATGCAACGAAGTTAAATCTGATCGCCAGAATGCATGGTAGAGGGTGGTATAGTGAGCAGGATAATCTCTTTGAGATGTTGCGTCCTGACTCTGAAAGGCGCTAA
- the thiD gene encoding bifunctional hydroxymethylpyrimidine kinase/phosphomethylpyrimidine kinase, whose amino-acid sequence MNKILTIAGSDPSGGAGIQADLKTFSALGCYGMAILSALTAQSTQGVTGVLPVPTEFIEKQYHTLMDDIDVDAVKMGALVNSEIITTVAKLLTERPIPFVVLDTVMIAKGGHPLLVEEAVTAIREALLPLADIITPNLPEAAALLGVKEAQNIDEMAEQGRALLSLGPKAVLMKGGHLESEESPDLLVTEEGIELFNATRIATKNTHGTGCTLSAAIAALYPSHGLKNGVRLAKAYIEGAIEHADRLHVGKGIGPTHHFYRWW is encoded by the coding sequence ATGAATAAGATCTTAACAATTGCCGGATCTGATCCTAGCGGTGGTGCCGGTATTCAGGCAGATTTGAAGACCTTTTCGGCACTTGGGTGCTATGGGATGGCGATTCTCTCGGCATTGACAGCTCAATCTACACAAGGTGTTACGGGCGTTTTGCCGGTTCCTACAGAATTTATTGAGAAGCAGTACCATACATTAATGGATGATATCGATGTTGATGCCGTTAAAATGGGGGCACTTGTCAATAGTGAGATTATTACAACAGTTGCAAAATTGTTAACGGAGCGACCGATCCCTTTTGTTGTTTTAGATACGGTGATGATAGCAAAAGGTGGACATCCACTATTAGTTGAGGAGGCCGTGACAGCTATCCGTGAAGCGCTACTTCCTTTAGCAGATATTATTACGCCCAATCTACCCGAAGCTGCGGCGCTTTTAGGAGTGAAGGAGGCGCAAAATATTGACGAGATGGCAGAGCAGGGAAGAGCGCTTCTCTCTTTAGGACCTAAAGCAGTCTTGATGAAAGGTGGGCATCTTGAGAGTGAGGAGAGTCCCGATCTTTTGGTAACAGAAGAGGGGATTGAGCTCTTTAACGCAACGCGTATTGCAACTAAAAATACGCATGGTACCGGCTGTACACTCTCTGCCGCAATTGCCGCCCTCTATCCTTCTCATGGATTAAAAAATGGTGTTCGTTTAGCAAAAGCCTATATTGAAGGGGCGATTGAGCATGCCGATCGACTACATGTCGGGAAAGGCATTGGGCCAACACACCATTTTTATCGTTGGTGGTAG
- the thiE gene encoding thiamine phosphate synthase: protein MGYPKIRRELSRTSFDLSLYLVLDPELCGGIAGMVSTVYEAVERGVTCVQLRSEKEVDKRYWYDAGLLLKALLEDYDVPLIVNDHIDVALAIDADGVHVGQKDLPADVARRLLGPNKILGLSVGSIYEMEQVELQDVDYVGIGPVFATSTKKDARKALGVEGLSMIAAQRDIPKVAIGGINIDNAASVMKSGVDGIAVVSAICGQADIASATRRLASIVRGENE from the coding sequence ATGGGATATCCGAAAATTCGTCGGGAGTTGAGTCGTACCTCATTTGATCTATCGCTCTATCTTGTGCTCGACCCTGAGCTCTGTGGTGGTATTGCAGGTATGGTCTCAACGGTTTATGAGGCCGTTGAACGAGGTGTTACCTGTGTGCAGCTTCGCTCAGAAAAAGAGGTTGATAAGCGTTATTGGTATGATGCGGGATTATTACTGAAAGCGCTTTTAGAAGATTATGATGTGCCGCTCATTGTGAATGACCATATCGATGTGGCGCTAGCTATTGATGCAGATGGTGTTCATGTGGGGCAGAAGGATCTGCCTGCAGATGTCGCACGTCGTTTGTTAGGTCCTAACAAAATTTTAGGGCTCTCTGTCGGTTCAATCTATGAGATGGAGCAGGTCGAACTGCAAGATGTCGATTATGTTGGAATTGGCCCTGTCTTTGCAACCTCAACAAAAAAAGATGCACGAAAGGCTCTTGGAGTTGAAGGATTGAGTATGATTGCCGCGCAGAGAGATATTCCAAAGGTCGCAATCGGTGGAATTAATATTGATAATGCAGCAAGTGTTATGAAGAGCGGTGTCGATGGAATTGCCGTTGTTTCCGCTATCTGTGGGCAGGCAGATATTGCGTCAGCTACAAGACGATTGGCATCGATTGTGCGAGGTGAGAATGAATAA
- the thiM gene encoding hydroxyethylthiazole kinase, whose product MVPFSALNAIPYLMEYQEKSPLVHCMTNDVVQNFTANLLLATGGSPAMIPDIQECAEFTEISSSLLINVGTLTQIRAEAMLHSAKQAMVTGTPWVLDPVGIGSALYFRTKIVHELLAYRPTVIRGNIAEIMVLAGIDALAKGVDSHESGSDVAQYAEMVAREFQTIVVMTGEVDYITDGSRGYTISAGTTLLTRVTGTGCSLSALVAGMIGSTPDTLEAAATACYLVALAGEFAAEKATGMGSFALQYLDEISNMTPERLLEIAKREAPEIQF is encoded by the coding sequence ATGGTTCCCTTTTCCGCCTTAAATGCGATCCCCTACTTGATGGAGTATCAAGAGAAATCACCATTAGTTCATTGTATGACAAATGATGTTGTCCAAAATTTTACGGCAAATCTACTCTTAGCGACGGGGGGAAGTCCGGCAATGATTCCTGATATTCAGGAGTGCGCAGAGTTTACAGAGATCTCTAGCTCGCTTCTAATCAATGTGGGAACTTTAACGCAGATACGAGCAGAAGCGATGCTCCATTCAGCAAAGCAGGCAATGGTTACGGGAACACCTTGGGTATTAGATCCTGTAGGGATTGGCTCAGCGCTCTATTTTCGTACAAAGATAGTGCATGAGTTACTCGCTTATCGTCCTACTGTGATTCGGGGAAATATTGCCGAAATAATGGTATTAGCCGGTATTGATGCTCTTGCTAAAGGTGTTGATTCTCATGAGTCGGGCAGTGATGTAGCTCAATATGCAGAGATGGTTGCCAGAGAATTTCAGACAATAGTGGTGATGACTGGCGAGGTAGACTATATTACCGATGGCAGTCGAGGTTATACCATCTCTGCTGGAACGACACTCTTAACGCGAGTGACCGGGACAGGCTGTTCGCTCTCTGCGCTTGTTGCCGGAATGATCGGCTCAACACCAGATACGCTAGAAGCCGCTGCGACAGCTTGCTATTTAGTTGCGCTTGCCGGCGAATTTGCTGCTGAAAAAGCGACAGGAATGGGTTCATTCGCCCTTCAATATCTCGATGAGATCTCCAATATGACTCCTGAGAGATTATTAGAGATTGCAAAAAGGGAAGCCCCCGAGATTCAGTTTTAA
- a CDS encoding ribonuclease D, translating to MKDLYIDTQEALDQWCQKQLQQIELLALDTEFLRVKTYFPKLCLIQLATETEAVCIDPLALQDFTHLKALLTAEHITKIIHSASQDLEAILHALDILPAPVFDTQIAAQITQQQKVGMSYHDLVLHYCNVDLIRDQTRTQWDLRPLTSEQLKYAYDDVHYLIPTYHKLQKEICDAGKEGELRSHFTPLTERERYEPQPEQAWRKVKGYKRLRGASKQLLKALAKMRELIAIQKNLPKRWIIKDDILIRIAESYAKKDHKLYSDYAVSSYSEEIQERLIRTIENFWQQGATSQSEEGAEE from the coding sequence ATGAAAGACCTCTACATCGATACTCAAGAAGCCTTAGATCAGTGGTGCCAAAAGCAGCTCCAGCAGATTGAACTGTTAGCGCTCGATACAGAGTTTCTTCGGGTTAAAACCTATTTCCCGAAGCTCTGCCTTATTCAACTTGCAACAGAGACAGAAGCAGTCTGTATCGATCCTTTAGCGCTTCAAGATTTTACCCACCTCAAAGCACTCTTAACAGCAGAACATATTACGAAAATTATCCATTCTGCGAGCCAAGATCTTGAGGCGATTCTTCATGCGCTCGATATTCTTCCCGCGCCGGTATTCGATACCCAGATTGCAGCACAGATCACACAACAGCAGAAGGTCGGCATGAGCTATCATGACCTTGTTCTTCACTATTGTAATGTTGATCTTATTCGCGATCAGACCCGTACACAGTGGGATCTTCGTCCTCTAACGAGCGAACAGCTAAAGTATGCTTACGATGATGTTCACTACCTTATTCCGACATATCATAAACTTCAAAAAGAGATCTGTGATGCCGGCAAAGAGGGAGAGCTACGCTCCCATTTCACCCCCCTAACAGAACGGGAGCGATATGAGCCACAACCAGAACAAGCATGGCGTAAAGTGAAGGGATATAAGCGTTTAAGAGGCGCATCTAAACAGCTCCTAAAAGCTTTAGCGAAGATGCGTGAATTGATCGCAATTCAGAAAAATCTCCCTAAACGTTGGATTATTAAGGATGATATTTTAATTCGTATTGCTGAAAGTTATGCCAAAAAGGATCACAAGCTCTATAGCGACTATGCTGTCAGCTCCTATTCTGAAGAGATTCAGGAGAGATTAATTCGAACAATTGAAAATTTCTGGCAGCAAGGCGCCACATCTCAGTCTGAAGAAGGAGCTGAAGAGTAA
- a CDS encoding YiiX/YebB-like N1pC/P60 family cysteine hydrolase, with product MRNYPKRNYPKRNYFKIFRPFSVLLSLGRLAQGYVRSINRRVRLLLIVLSLFCITLLIALIVVLEIDLNPFSNQEYYQPWDSTYRDQLAVGDIVFRTAYGKESRFVQWISGGEFSHIALITAVEPEIIVTHATTNDEETLPNQVLATPIEKFLSPTFAKTYLIARPEFLPDIERFYFAEMVAARVGEPYILKGREEENLYCTTLLEIPLQQFAPHLATQLSWQELSLPGVAGEYLFPDAFLSLPDMRPLLIDDQWIEDL from the coding sequence ATGCGCAATTATCCTAAACGCAATTATCCTAAACGCAATTATTTTAAAATTTTTCGCCCATTTTCTGTTCTCTTATCGCTTGGGCGATTAGCTCAAGGGTATGTCAGAAGTATCAATCGGCGTGTGAGATTACTCCTTATTGTGTTATCTCTCTTCTGTATTACATTATTGATAGCGCTTATTGTCGTCTTAGAGATTGATCTCAATCCTTTTAGTAATCAAGAGTATTACCAGCCTTGGGATTCGACCTATCGCGATCAATTGGCTGTAGGCGATATTGTCTTTCGTACGGCATATGGGAAGGAGAGTCGCTTTGTGCAGTGGATCAGTGGTGGGGAGTTTTCCCATATAGCGCTGATTACGGCAGTTGAGCCAGAGATTATTGTGACTCATGCCACAACAAATGATGAAGAGACGCTTCCTAATCAAGTTTTAGCAACACCGATTGAGAAATTTCTCTCCCCAACCTTTGCTAAAACTTATCTGATTGCGCGGCCAGAATTTTTGCCTGATATCGAGCGATTCTATTTTGCAGAGATGGTTGCAGCTAGGGTAGGAGAGCCTTATATCTTAAAAGGACGTGAGGAGGAGAACCTCTACTGCACAACTCTTTTAGAGATTCCATTACAACAATTTGCGCCTCATCTTGCCACTCAGTTGAGTTGGCAGGAATTATCTTTGCCAGGAGTTGCCGGGGAATATCTCTTTCCTGATGCTTTTTTATCATTACCTGATATGCGACCGCTTCTGATTGATGATCAGTGGATAGAGGATCTGTGA
- a CDS encoding DUF4878 domain-containing protein gives MKKLKYFFTALIVALVVTACSADKDSPEGAVRQFVEMFATGDASNWTNVVYIPDEANTPEEALGKAVVQEKLSLLAEEGKNYYDSQGGLKDITFDNVEYNKSKTEATVLFQVHYKNGTSEDPEEIETMKGKEGWRVKF, from the coding sequence ATGAAAAAACTGAAGTATTTTTTTACTGCGCTGATTGTTGCGCTCGTTGTGACCGCATGTTCTGCCGATAAAGATTCACCAGAAGGTGCTGTGCGTCAATTTGTTGAGATGTTTGCAACGGGTGATGCTTCTAATTGGACCAATGTTGTCTATATTCCTGATGAAGCTAATACGCCGGAAGAGGCGCTCGGTAAAGCTGTTGTTCAAGAGAAATTATCGCTTCTTGCGGAAGAGGGGAAAAATTATTATGACTCACAAGGTGGGCTTAAAGATATTACCTTCGATAATGTAGAGTATAATAAGAGCAAGACAGAAGCGACAGTACTTTTCCAAGTTCATTATAAAAATGGCACAAGTGAAGATCCAGAAGAGATCGAAACAATGAAAGGAAAAGAGGGTTGGAGAGTAAAGTTCTAA
- the tig gene encoding trigger factor yields the protein MSVETLEGLKRRVVIELDAEQVEKDIESRLKELARRVRVDGFRPGKVPVKVVRNMHGAEVENEVIGEAIGKKYQATITELKLEPAGQPVIDRPSEENKYSFTAEFEVMPEVKLDNLDKLEAVKFEAEVTDADLENMLTTLQKQSQTWKESDEAAKLEDRVNINFVGRVDGEEFEGGKAENTPLILGSNSMIPGFEDQIVGMKKGETKTIKVTFPDDYQAEHLEGKEAEFDITVNSVEVGELPEIDAQFAERFGIADGDVEKLRSELRKNMERELSNVIHNRFKSSVLESLEKNHELEVPQVMVVSEAQAMAQQSNFPQPRSQEEANQLMELITQIFSKQAEQKVRLSLLVSKFIEDNKITPDESYVDKRLELIASTYEDPAEVIEHFKKDKNSMQNIRNIALEDQVVDLLAEKAAIVTEKKTFDELMNQAQR from the coding sequence ATGTCAGTAGAAACATTAGAAGGCCTCAAACGCCGCGTCGTTATTGAGCTTGATGCAGAGCAAGTTGAGAAAGATATTGAGTCGCGTCTTAAAGAGTTAGCTCGTCGCGTTCGCGTTGATGGATTCCGCCCTGGTAAAGTTCCAGTTAAAGTTGTTCGCAATATGCATGGCGCTGAAGTTGAAAATGAAGTGATCGGTGAAGCGATTGGCAAAAAATATCAAGCAACGATTACTGAACTTAAGCTAGAGCCAGCAGGTCAACCGGTGATTGATCGCCCATCAGAAGAGAACAAATACTCTTTTACCGCTGAGTTTGAAGTGATGCCCGAAGTTAAATTAGACAACCTTGACAAGCTCGAAGCGGTTAAGTTTGAAGCTGAAGTAACGGATGCTGATCTTGAAAATATGCTCACAACGCTTCAAAAACAGAGCCAAACATGGAAAGAGAGTGATGAGGCTGCGAAACTTGAAGATCGCGTCAACATCAACTTTGTAGGTCGTGTTGATGGTGAAGAGTTTGAAGGTGGTAAAGCTGAAAATACACCATTAATTTTAGGCTCTAACAGCATGATCCCTGGATTTGAAGATCAGATCGTTGGAATGAAAAAAGGTGAGACTAAAACAATTAAGGTCACCTTCCCTGATGATTATCAAGCAGAACATCTTGAAGGTAAAGAAGCTGAGTTCGATATCACTGTTAACAGTGTAGAAGTTGGTGAATTACCAGAGATCGATGCTCAATTTGCAGAGCGTTTTGGTATTGCTGACGGCGATGTTGAAAAACTTCGTTCAGAGTTACGCAAAAATATGGAGCGCGAATTAAGTAACGTTATCCATAACCGCTTTAAATCTTCAGTTTTAGAATCACTTGAGAAAAATCACGAATTAGAAGTTCCACAAGTGATGGTTGTATCTGAAGCACAAGCAATGGCGCAACAATCAAACTTCCCTCAGCCACGTAGCCAAGAAGAAGCGAATCAATTAATGGAATTGATCACACAAATCTTCTCAAAACAAGCTGAGCAAAAAGTTCGTTTAAGCCTTCTTGTTAGCAAATTTATTGAAGATAACAAAATTACGCCGGATGAGAGCTACGTTGATAAACGTTTAGAGCTTATTGCTTCAACTTATGAAGATCCAGCAGAAGTGATCGAACACTTCAAAAAAGATAAAAACAGTATGCAAAATATCCGTAATATCGCTTTAGAAGATCAAGTTGTAGATCTCTTAGCAGAAAAAGCGGCGATTGTTACTGAGAAGAAAACTTTCGATGAGCTTATGAATCAAGCTCAAAGATAA
- the rpsU gene encoding 30S ribosomal protein S21 produces the protein MPSVKIRENEPFDVAMRRFRRSCEKAGIVSEVRAREYYEKPTAERKRKKAAAQKRHYKRIMRESNRRIRYY, from the coding sequence ATGCCTTCCGTCAAAATTCGTGAGAATGAACCATTTGACGTTGCTATGCGTCGTTTTAGACGGTCTTGCGAAAAAGCAGGTATCGTATCTGAGGTGCGTGCACGTGAGTACTATGAAAAACCGACAGCTGAAAGAAAGCGCAAGAAGGCTGCGGCTCAGAAACGCCATTACAAACGTATAATGCGCGAATCTAACCGTAGAATCCGTTACTACTAA